The genomic window CTTTTACCTAACAAGTTTCCTAGTAGCTCAGAGCTACCTTATCTTGCTTCCTGAAGCTTTGAGGTAAGTAAGTAAGTAGGCTACAAAAATAAGACTGAGACTTGGTGCAACATAAGAAAACCCCACACTTTCCCCCAGAATGGAGAAAAAGACAGCTCCCCATGTCAAGGCATAGAGGACACTTATCAAAAGGGTATTCTTTTCTTGATGTCTTTCAAGAATCATACCGACAAAGGGGATAAAGAGAATCAGGTCATAAAATAATAGGTAAGGAGAAAACAAAAAAGCGAGGGCAGTGGCAAAATAGAAATGCAAATGAAGAGGCCATTTTTTGGCCTGAGTTTTACTGCCGATGAAAAAGAAGAGGCCTATTCCTAATGATATAGACAGGATTGCAAGGAGCAGCCCTATTAAAGGTGAATCGATTTTTAGGAAGCTTTGCACAAAAGAGAGCCAAGTGCATCCCCAGAAATGATTGAAAGCTTCACTTCGATGATTGAGTATAATATTGAGCCAGTCTTGATGCACTTCTAAGCCAAAAATAATGAAGGAAAGGGTTCCACCAACCAGAAGCATTGATAAGGCTCCTAGTAATATCCTTTTGTTGAGAAAAAAGAGGAAAGGTAAGAAGCATAAAATTAATTGTGGTTTATAGGCCAGCAAGCCAATACAGCCACCTGCCAAAAAAAATTTTTTCTTGTAAACCAAGAAGCCAGAAAAAGTAATAACTAATAGACTGATAGAACCATTTTGGCCTATTCCTAGTGTATAGCTAAAGCCAGGAAACGATAGTAAGAGAAGCAGGACTTTGAGCCTTTCTTTGAAATATACTTGCAAAAGAAGTAACCCGCCAGCACTGATATAGAGGAGAATAGAAAATAGGCTCCATAAATCTGCAAAAGTAGTATAATCATGGCCAGCCAAGATGGATAGAACATAATGAAAAGCTAGTGTAGGAGGAGGGTAGAGATAATGGTCACCTTTAAAATTCTCAGTGTATTCAGAATCAGGATAGAGAAATATAAATTTTTCTCCTAATCTAGCGATTTGATATGGGGCTTTCATATTCTCCTCAAGGACAAGTTGGCATGCGACATAGTGTTGTATCAAATCATTGGGACTGAATTGAGGTCCTATATCCCATTCACCCGTAGCTGGATTATCTTGTATGAAGAGTGAGGCAAAGAGATAGCATTGAATGGATGCCAACACGGAGAGTGTGACCCACAAAGCATTGTGGCAAAAGAAAGATTTCATGGATTTAGGTTATTTAAGAAACACCTAGTTATGCTCAGCTGTTTGCTTTTTGCCCTTGCTGTTACTCTGTAAGAATAGACCTGGATCTAACCATGTTGGATGCTGAATGACAAATTGCCACTTACCTTTGTGTTGATTGAGTTGCCCATAAAAGTAAAGTGAATCATCTTTGATATAAGTAGAGGTAATTTTGTTGAGTAGCTTTTTGTTAGGAGACCATATGGTAAAAGTTTCATTATGCACCTTTATTTGAAAGGGTTTGGTGCTCACAACAATCGAGTCAACCAAAAGCACTTTGTTATAAAAGTAACTTGATTGCAAGGGGGTGTGCATGGGGATTTTATTGGTAGATTGTGCCATAGCTAGATTCATATGTGCATAATCTAGCTTTACTGGCCTAGAAGGAGGTGTTGGCTCATAGGATGGGTTATCTAGAAATACTTTTCTTTTCTGAACAGTAAATGGAATTGTTTTGAATTTTGCTAAAATTGGCAAATGATCTGAGAAGCCGTATCCATTTTTTTGGTTGTTCCATCTAATCGGTATTCCTGTTATCTTATCAGTGTTTACTCCCGGCAAAGATAGGACTTTGAAAGAATTATCGATGTATTGTATACCTTTATAATCATAGAGCCCTTGGGGGATAATAAGATGCATGAGAGTGCTGTGATGACCTTTGAAAATTTCGCTGTAGCGTTGATCGAAAGGTAGTTCAAACCAAAGATTGTAAAGATCAATCTCAGGATCACTTATTAAGCCAATTTCGTTGCCTTTGGATTTCAAGACATCATTAATCCCCGTCCTTTTCATGGATGGGAAAAGGTTAGTTTGGTTATAATGAGAATTCAGATCTCCACCAATGATAAAGTCATAATAGGAATCTTCAGCTAGTAATTCATCAATTCGACTTCGTAGCACTCTGGCATTTCCGGTGCGTATTAACTCAGATTCCTCTGAACTAGCACCAGCTTTCCAGTGGTTATTGAAAATGATTAAAGGAATCTCTCCGATCTCTATTTTAACTTCTAGGATGCCTCTGCCCCCGGCAGTTTTATGAGTGATCGAATTCGTTATGGGGAACTTGCTAAAAGTAGCGTTTACGTGAGGAAAGGAATAGCCAAGAGGGTCTGGATAAGAATCACCAACCGCAACAAAATATTCACCCAAGCCTGCTTCAAAAAGAATTCGCCACAGCCAAGCTTCAGCAGGCACTTGCTTAAACTGAGCAGATCGATTTGATGTCAACATATCTCTGACAGTTACTTCAGGGTTTTCGTATAAAAAACGACGCAAATCCCCATGCCATCCTTCAGGTGTTTGATCTGCTTCAAGTTCCTGAAAGAGGATGATTTCAGGTCCTTCTCCTTTATTAATAGTCGAAAGAATGTAAGAAATATTTTCTAGCTTGGTAAGAAACTTGGTTGCCGTATAGCCGTTGGGTCGATCTACCGTTTGAGGCTTGTAGTCATTGAAGATGGCTTGCCCATCTATATCGAAGAGATTCTCCACATTGTAGGCTACAACTGTGAGGGGGACTGATGTGGAATCATCTACAAATAGATTGGGATCTTCCTCAAGTAGAAAAGACTCCTCCCTTGAGCAAGATATCAAAAAGAGTGCTATAGATATAATCCATAAAAAGTTAAAAACAGAATGACTCATTGTCTTGCTCTTTAGTTAAAAAAAACGGCGAGCTTAAAAGCTCACCGTTTCACTGCATCAAAAATTACGATGAAAGCATAAATTATTTTCCAGCGCCTTTTTCCCAGTCTTCCATGAACTTTTTAAGCCCAATATCTGTCATCGGATGCTTAATCAATTGCTTAAGGACTTTCCCAGGAGCAGTAATGACATCGCTACCGATTTTTGCTGCATTTAAGAAGTGCATTGGGCTTCTCGCAGATGCAGTTAGGATCATCGTTTCCATCCCGTAATTATCATACACTTGGCGGATGTCAGCAATGAGGTCCATGCCGTCTTGGCTGAGATCATCTAAACGGCCTACGAAAGGGCTTATGTAAGTAGCACCAGCTTTTGCAGCCAACAAGGCCTGAGATGCAGAAAAGCATAGAGTGACATTTGTTTTAATACCCCTTTGGGTAAGCGCTGCTGTTGCTTTTAGACCTTCTTCAATAAGGGGTATTTTAACCACAACATTCTCGTGCCAGGTTGCGCACTCTTCACCCTCTTTGATCATAGTTGGCGCATCCAAAGAAGTGACTTCTGCGCTGATTGGACCATCGACGATATTGCAAATCTCTGTGATCAGATCTTTAAATTTTTTGCCACTTTTGGCTGCAAGTGAAGGGTTTGTAGTGACACCGTCAACAATTCCCATTTCATTGAGTTCGCGAATTTCATCTGTATCACCAGAATCGATAAAAATGATCATATTTTGCTCCTTTGATTTCTTATTTCTCTTTACTTAAACACCTATGGCGATTCGGATCTCCTTGAGAATCCTTTCAGCCATTGGCGAGACTTTAGAGGCATCTTTGGCTTCTAGCAATAAGCGAATTTTGTTTTCTGTGCCCGAGTAGCGTAAGAATGCGCGTCCTTGAGCTCCTAAATCTTGGTTAACTTCATTTAAAGCTAACTGAAGGTCAGTGAGCTCTTCTAAAGGAGGTTTTGACTTTACTCTAATATTAAAGAGCTGTTGCGGGTATTTTTTTATACAGGTTCTTAGTTCCGTGAGTGTTTTCTTTTTTCGAGTCATTAATTCGAGGACTTGTAAGGCAGAGAGAAGGCCATCCCCGGTTGATAGGAAATCTAGCAAGATCATGTGTCCAGATTGCTCACCTCCCAGATTATAATCATGCTCCTTCATAGCAGCGAGGACGTAACGATCCCCAACTTGGGTTCTATGAACATGGCCTCCATGCTTCATCAAAACTTCGTCTAGTGCTAAATTGCTCATCACAGTGGTAACAACCGTATTATGCTTCAAGGTTCTTCTCTCTAGCATATCGATGCCTAGAATAGCTAAAACTTCATCTCCATCTAGAGCTTGGCCTGTTTCATCAATCAAGATAAAGCGGTCGGCATCGCCATCATGTGCAAGTCCTACAGCATACTCATTTTTTTTGACTAGCTCTTGAAGGATTGCTGTATGTTGACTACCGCAATTGAGATTAATATTTTCTCCATTAGGATCTACAAACAAAGAGGTGACCTTGGCTCCAAGGTTTTTTAAAATTTGGGGAGTTGAAACCCAAGAAGCCCCGTTTCCACAGTCGACAAAGATATTTAAGCCTTCTAGTGAGGTTTTTTCGGGGAGGCTACTGCAAAGGGCTTTTTCATAAATCTTAAAGCAAGTATCTTTGGTTTCGAAACAAGGTTTTTGGTCAGTAAGCTGAGAATCTTGTAGAGCTGGTGCTTGATCTATCAGAGTTTCTATTTCGCGTTCTATTTCGTCGGTAAGTTTAAAACCATCTTGACCAAAGCATTTAATACCGTTGTCCTCATAGGGGTTATGTGAGGCGCTGATCATGATTCCTGCTGCTGCTCGATGGTGCTGGGTGAGCAAGGCTACAGCGGCAGTTGGTATAACGCCTATACACGCTGCTGATCCACCTGACTTTTCTATGCCTTTGACTAGAGCTTTTTCTAGTGTGGTTCCAGAAGCTCTTGTGTCTCGACCAATCACAAAGAGAGTACTCTCCTCTTGATTAAAAAATTTTCCTAATGCATAGCCTACTTGGTAAGCGAATGCGGATGTCATAGGGTGATGACCATAGGTTCCTCGAATACCGTCTGTGCCGAAGTATTTTCTATTCATCATGCTTTTGCCAAAACGTAGAGGATGTCACTTTTGAAATCAACCTTTACTCTACCCTATGAGCGACTTGATCAACTTATTCATAGGAGATAAGATTATGATAATCTATGATAGGCTTATGGATACTGCTGGGTATTGCACTCTTGGCAATCGGATTTTACTTTGGGCAGATTAGGTTGAGCAGTCGTAGGTGCAGAGCTATCTTGAATCGGCCATTTCCAACTCCATGGGAGGCTATTTTAAGAAAAAATATCCCTCTATACAAAGGATTGCCGGATGAGTTGAAAGAAAAACTTCATCGGTCAATTCAACTCTTTTTAGCTAAAAAATCTTTTGAAGGATGTGGAGGTTTGGAGGTTACTGAGGAAATGACTGTGACAATTGCAGGTCAAGCTTGTATGTTGATCATGAATCAGAACTCAGATATCTATCCAGCTCTCAGAACCATCTTGCTTTACCCTTCCAGTTTTCGAAATAATACGGACGGCTGTTTATTCAATTATCAAGATGACAACCCTACCCGCCTGGGGGAATCTTGGTCAACCGGTTCCGTTATCCTCGCTTGGGATAGCGTGATAGGTGATGCACTGAACGCTCAAGATGGGCAAAATGTTGTCTTTCACGAATTTGCTCATCAACTTGATCAACTCGATGGAGATACCGATGGAGCACCAACTCTAGAAAATAGGGCTTCCTATGCCAGTTGGGCTCGAGTACTTGGCGAGGAGTATGAAAACTTGCAGGATAGGCTAGAGCGAGGTGCTAAAGCAGATTTGATGCGTATGGCGCAACAGATCCTGCGGAGTTCTTTGCCGTCATTACAGAGAGCTTTTTTGAGAAATCAAAAAAAATGAAGCGTAAGCATCCTGAGCTTTATGCAGAGTTAGCGAAGTTTTATCGTGTCGATCCTGCTAGTTGGAAACGTTCAAGTAGAGTATGAGTACATTATAGAGTAGGGAAGCCTTTTGATAGGATAGCCAAGCAAAACATTAGTGACAGTTTTCAAACTGTCTGATTATTCGAACTACCTCTATGAATAGCCTTAGTATTCTCCTGCTCAAAAAAGAAAAATAGAGTAACGTCGAATTTATTCCTTCGGAGTAACGCGAATGACGATGCTTTTGGAAGTAGGGGTATTACTTTGATCTGCTGTGCTGGAAATAGGTACTAGGACATTGGCTTCGGGGAAGTAAGCGGCGGCACATCCTTTGGGGATGTCATATTCAATTGCTTGGAAAG from Verrucomicrobiota bacterium includes these protein-coding regions:
- the fsa gene encoding fructose-6-phosphate aldolase, whose amino-acid sequence is MIIFIDSGDTDEIRELNEMGIVDGVTTNPSLAAKSGKKFKDLITEICNIVDGPISAEVTSLDAPTMIKEGEECATWHENVVVKIPLIEEGLKATAALTQRGIKTNVTLCFSASQALLAAKAGATYISPFVGRLDDLSQDGMDLIADIRQVYDNYGMETMILTASARSPMHFLNAAKIGSDVITAPGKVLKQLIKHPMTDIGLKKFMEDWEKGAGK
- a CDS encoding M90 family metallopeptidase, with the translated sequence MNRPFPTPWEAILRKNIPLYKGLPDELKEKLHRSIQLFLAKKSFEGCGGLEVTEEMTVTIAGQACMLIMNQNSDIYPALRTILLYPSSFRNNTDGCLFNYQDDNPTRLGESWSTGSVILAWDSVIGDALNAQDGQNVVFHEFAHQLDQLDGDTDGAPTLENRASYASWARVLGEEYENLQDRLERGAKADLMRMAQQILRSSLPSLQRAFLRNQKK
- the glmM gene encoding phosphoglucosamine mutase, which codes for MMNRKYFGTDGIRGTYGHHPMTSAFAYQVGYALGKFFNQEESTLFVIGRDTRASGTTLEKALVKGIEKSGGSAACIGVIPTAAVALLTQHHRAAAGIMISASHNPYEDNGIKCFGQDGFKLTDEIEREIETLIDQAPALQDSQLTDQKPCFETKDTCFKIYEKALCSSLPEKTSLEGLNIFVDCGNGASWVSTPQILKNLGAKVTSLFVDPNGENINLNCGSQHTAILQELVKKNEYAVGLAHDGDADRFILIDETGQALDGDEVLAILGIDMLERRTLKHNTVVTTVMSNLALDEVLMKHGGHVHRTQVGDRYVLAAMKEHDYNLGGEQSGHMILLDFLSTGDGLLSALQVLELMTRKKKTLTELRTCIKKYPQQLFNIRVKSKPPLEELTDLQLALNEVNQDLGAQGRAFLRYSGTENKIRLLLEAKDASKVSPMAERILKEIRIAIGV
- a CDS encoding glycosyltransferase family 87 protein, with translation MKSFFCHNALWVTLSVLASIQCYLFASLFIQDNPATGEWDIGPQFSPNDLIQHYVACQLVLEENMKAPYQIARLGEKFIFLYPDSEYTENFKGDHYLYPPPTLAFHYVLSILAGHDYTTFADLWSLFSILLYISAGGLLLLQVYFKERLKVLLLLLSFPGFSYTLGIGQNGSISLLVITFSGFLVYKKKFFLAGGCIGLLAYKPQLILCFLPFLFFLNKRILLGALSMLLVGGTLSFIIFGLEVHQDWLNIILNHRSEAFNHFWGCTWLSFVQSFLKIDSPLIGLLLAILSISLGIGLFFFIGSKTQAKKWPLHLHFYFATALAFLFSPYLLFYDLILFIPFVGMILERHQEKNTLLISVLYALTWGAVFFSILGESVGFSYVAPSLSLIFVAYLLTYLKASGSKIR